A part of Setaria viridis chromosome 8, Setaria_viridis_v4.0, whole genome shotgun sequence genomic DNA contains:
- the LOC117834198 gene encoding uncharacterized protein, producing the protein MDPSGAMEERVVTERIRRKLEEVNAAAQQQLAGVQDHVNFTMQQAYFKCAYECFDRRRNQEGINNCVENCSVPVLTANNLVENEMARFQERLNRSLMVCQDKFEAAKLQKMKTDATQELESCVNRSIDDSIRVLPHVVEQIKSSLKMN; encoded by the exons ATGGACCCCAGCGGCGCGATGGAGGAGCGGGTCGTGACGGAGCGGATCCGCCGGAAGCTGGAGGAGGTCAACGCCGCCGCGCAGCAGCAACTCGCCGGCGTCCAGGACCATGTCAACTTCACCATGCAG CAAGCATACTTCAAGTGCGCATATGAGTGCTTCGATCGGCGAAGGAACCAAGAAGGGATCAACAACTGCGTGGAGAACTGTAGTGTGCCTGTCCTGACCGCCAACAATCTTGTTGAGAATGAAATGGCCAGGTTTCAG GAGCGATTGAATCGGTCGTTGATGGTCTGCCAAGACAAGTTTGAAGCGGCCAAGCTCCAGAAGATGAAAACGGACGCCACTCAGGAACTGGAATCCTGTGTTAACAGATCTATCGATGACAGCATCAGGGTGCTTCCCCATGTGGTGGAGCAGATCAAGTCCTCCCTCAAAATGAATTAG
- the LOC117834196 gene encoding pentatricopeptide repeat-containing protein At3g12770: MPALPPTAAAVAHHYTRLITAAASSSPASLRALLPIHARAVVLGVSTNPAFATSLLAAAAPASLAYARRVFDAAPERDAYMWNTLLRAHAHSQSHAVDALALYKRMRAAGVAPDHYTYPIVLPACAAARAPRLGRAVHGDAVRFALAGDGFVRSALIALYFQEGEVADAEQVFGEGHGSSRTVVSWTAMVAGYAQNYFFGEAVALFGRMIAEGMLPNEITLISFLPCLQGQEWLDAGEMVHGFVIKFGFDANVQLVNALIAMYGKCGSIAMAEALFEGMTVRSLVSWNTMVAMYEQHGDAVEAIKFFCRMLTEKVGFDFVTLVSVLSACARSGALDTGKWVHEFARNHGLHTDARVGNVLVDMYAKCGEIAIAREVFDCLHVRGVVPWSAMINAYANHGESAEALKLFSLMKSDGVRPNSFTFTAVLVACRHSGLVDEGLKHFNSILTDYQMSPTLEHYACMVDMLGRAGRLVEAYEIIRKMSIRPDKCVWGAFLGGCRLHGNLELAEFVAKDLFQSGSHDVTFYVLMSNMYFEAGMLEDAERIRRAMKEMELKKTAGRSAVNQ, translated from the coding sequence ATGCCCGCTCTGccccctaccgccgccgccgtcgcccaccactacactcgcctcatcaccgccgccgcctcctcctccccggcctccctccGCGCCCTCCTTCCCATCCACGCCCGCGCCGTCGTGCTCGGCGTATCGACCAACCCGGCCTTCGCCAccagcctcctcgccgccgcggcgcccgcctcCCTCGCCTACGCGCGCAGGGTGTTCGACGCCGCGCCTGAGCGCGATGCCTACATGTGGAACACCCTCCTCCGCGCGCACGCCCACTCCCAGTCGCACGCCGTGGACGCCCTCGCCCTCTACAAGCGGATGCGCGCTGCGGGCGTCGCGCCGGACCACTACACCTACCCGATCGTGCTCCCGGCCTGCGCGGctgcccgcgcgccgcggctcgGGAGGGCAGTGCACGGCGACGCGGTGCGGTTCGCGCTCGCCGGGGACGGGTTCGTGCGCAGCGCTCTCATCGCGTTGTACTTtcaggagggggaggtggcaGACGCCGAGCAGGTCTTTGGGGAGGGCCATGGCTCTTCCCGGACGGTTGTGTCGTGGACGGCCATGGTTGCTGGATACGCGCAAAATTACTTCTTTGGCGAGGCAGTTGCGCTGTTCGGCAGGATGATTGCTGAGGGTATGCTTCCGAATGAGATCACTCTGATCAGTTTCTTGCCCTGCTTGCAGGGCCAAGAATGGCTGGATGCTGGGGAGATGGTTCATGGGTTTGTGATCAAGTTTGGATTTGACGCAAACGTTCAGCTTGTTAATGCACTCATCGCGATGTATGGGAAGTGTGGGAGCATTGCCATGGCAGAAGCTCTGTTTGAGGGAATGACGGTCCGCAGTCTGGTTTCCTGGAACACAATGGTCGCGATGTATGAGCAGCATGGTGATGCCGTTGAGGCAATCAAGTTTTTCTGCAGGATGCTGACTGAGAAGGTGGGGTTTGATTTTGTGACTCTTGTCAGTGTTCTGTCAGCGTGTGCACGCTCAGGAGCCCTCGATACTGGCAAGTGGGTGCATGAGTTTGCCCGGAATCATGGGCTTCACACAGATGCAAGGGTTGGTAATGTTCTTGTCGACATGTATGCAAAGTGCGGTGAGATTGCTATTGCAAGGGAGGTCTTTGACTGTTTGCATGTACGGGGTGTTGTGCCCTGGAGTGCCATGATAAACGCATATGCCAACCATGGGGAGTCTGCAGAGGCTCTCAAGCTCTTCTCCCTGATGAAAAGTGATGGGGTGAGGCCTAATTCATTCACATTTACTGCGGTACTAGTGGCTTGTCGCCACTCAGGCCTTGTGGATGAAGGACTGAAGCATTTCAACAGCATCCTGACAGACTACCAGATGTCACCAACACTTGAGCACTACGCCTGCATGGTTGACATGCTAGGGCGTGCTGGTAGACTTGTCGAAGCATATGAAATCATCAGGAAAATGTCAATACGCCCAGACAAGTGTGTGTGGGGTGCATTCCTTGGTGGTTGTAGGCTTCATGGCAATCTGGAGCTAGCTGAATTTGTTGCCAAGGACCTCTTCCAGTCAGGCTCCCATGATGTCACATTCTATGTTTTGATGTCAAACATGTACTTTGAAGCTGGAATGCTGGAAGATGCGGAAAGGATAAGAAGGGCCATGAAGGAGATGGAACTCAAGAAGACAGCTGGTCGTAGTGCAGTAAACCAATAG
- the LOC117834262 gene encoding uncharacterized protein, with the protein MAEEMNAEILVADELVFPGGAVGADGDDGPVGAVGVAPGAAQQRPAMRWTDVMSGFILRRMCQLISTGVRTDKGFKEAHLNQVAKALHEFSGNEVTDTQVYNHLRKWRPRWVKISKLRELSGALWNGDSSMIVLEEEHYNGHIKAHPKDAEYLNKPIVYYQEMMVIFGNGQATGKYAMGSNEALGSPSEFAYSPMKHDLPEELTPGKPEAAYVSKSEPPVGSKRKRSMLSDDDVLVFIGMTDAVNNVADAIRSTKVEDSHPDLYGALMYMPWFSEEALMLAYGHLLNNKAQGSAFVQMSHSHRVLWLSTYLDKNNYM; encoded by the exons ATGGCTGAGGAGATGAATGCTGAGATCCTTGTTGCTGATGAGCTTGTGTTCCCTGGTGGGGCTGTTGGGGCTGATGGGGATGATGGCCCTGTTGGGGCTGTTGGGGTTGCTCCTGGTGCTGCTCAGCAGAGACCTGCTATGAGGTGGACAGATGTGATGTCTGGATTTATTCTTCGCCGCATGTGCCAGCTGATTTCAACTGGTGTTAGGACTGATAAAGGTTTCAAAGAAGCCCACCTCAATCAGGTTGCCAAGGCTCTGCATGAGTTCAGTGGCAATGAAGTCACTGATACACAGGTGTATAACCACTTGAGGAAGTGGAGGCCGAGGTGGGTTAAAATCTCAAAGCTGAGAGAGCTGAGTGGAGCCTTGTGGAATGGGGACAGCTCCATGATTGTCCTTGAGGAGGAGCACTACAATGGCCACATCAAG GCACACCCCAAAGATGCTGAGTACCTCAACAAGCCAATTGTGTACTACCAGGAGATGATGGTCATCTTTGGTAATGGTCAGGCAACAGGTAAGTATGCTATGGGGTCAAATGAGGCTCTTGGTAGTCCTTCTGAGTTTGCCTACAGCCCAATGAAGCATGACCTTCCTGAGGAGCTTACTCCTGGAAAGCCTGAGGCAGCTTATGTGTCCAAGTCAGAACCACCTGTTGGAAGCAAGAGAAAGAGGTCCATGCTGTCAGATGATGATGTCCTTGTGTTCATTGGCATGACTGATGCAGTGAACAATGTTGCAGATGCTATACGTTCTACCAAGGTTGAGGATTCCCACCCTGACTTGTATGGTGCACTGATGTACATGCCATGGTTCAGTGAGGAAGCTCTAATGCTTGCATATGGTCATCTGCTTAACAATAAGGCCCAGGGATCTGCTTTTGTGCAGATGTCTCACTCACACCGTGTTCTTTGGCTGAGTACCTACTTGGACAAGAACAACTACATGTGA